In Anaerococcus prevotii DSM 20548, the genomic window AAGAAATACATCAAAGGCATGAGTAAAAGCATGTTATTCATTCCTCCCATTGCCCCTCCTGCTTGTTGCATTTGTGGATTGGTCTTCATTGAGAAAAGTTGTACACCAACTTGGGATAAAGATGTAAGTAGTGGTAGGCCGAACCAATATGGATCTTTTTGAAGTAGGTCTGGTATCCAGTAGAAATTGGTTCTGATATTATCAAGGCCTTCTGTGAATACATATTTAGTTGTATCGCTCATCATTCTAAACAATCCAAAAAGTATAAGGATTTGGATTATCATTACAAGACAACCAGAAAGACCAGGAGTAACTCCTTCTTCCTTATATAGTTCTTGCATCTTTTGTTGCATGATTTGTTGATCGTAGCCATATTTTTTCTGGATTTCTTCCATCTTTGGCTTGAAAACCTTAGTTCTTTCAGCTTGTTTTTGTTGGCTAACGGTCATTGGTATAATTAAAAGACTCACAAGCAAAGTCATTATTACTATCGCTATGGCATAAAAACTAACATTTGTAGGTTCTGTGAAATTCGCCGCGAGATAATCATATATCCATCTCATAAGCTGAC contains:
- a CDS encoding YidC/Oxa1 family membrane protein insertase → MIKFIAGILGQLMRWIYDYLAANFTEPTNVSFYAIAIVIMTLLVSLLIIPMTVSQQKQAERTKVFKPKMEEIQKKYGYDQQIMQQKMQELYKEEGVTPGLSGCLVMIIQILILFGLFRMMSDTTKYVFTEGLDNIRTNFYWIPDLLQKDPYWFGLPLLTSLSQVGVQLFSMKTNPQMQQAGGAMGGMNNMLLLMPLMYFFVFRGLPAGLPLYYTLSSLFRLVIMVIMHFSMRNKKMELENEKVNN